A stretch of Saccharothrix texasensis DNA encodes these proteins:
- a CDS encoding histidine triad nucleotide-binding protein, producing the protein MSDCLFCRIVAREIPATVVHETDTTLAFRDIAPQAPTHVVLVPKAHAADAVALAAAAPTVLDDLFLAAGEVAKAEGVADSGYRLLFNTGADAGQTVFHAHLHVLGGRPLGPLA; encoded by the coding sequence ATGTCCGACTGCCTGTTCTGCCGCATCGTCGCCCGCGAGATCCCGGCGACCGTGGTGCACGAGACCGACACCACCCTGGCGTTCCGCGACATCGCGCCCCAAGCCCCGACGCACGTCGTGCTGGTGCCGAAGGCCCACGCCGCGGACGCCGTGGCCCTGGCCGCCGCCGCGCCCACCGTGCTGGACGACCTGTTCCTGGCCGCGGGCGAGGTGGCGAAGGCCGAGGGCGTCGCCGACAGCGGCTACCGGCTGCTGTTCAACACCGGCGCCGACGCGGGCCAGACCGTCTTCCACGCCCACCTGCACGTCCTCGGCGGCCGGCCGCTCGGCCCGCTCGCCTGA
- the hrcA gene encoding heat-inducible transcriptional repressor HrcA, whose protein sequence is MNADERRFEVLRAIVADYVSNQEPVGSKALVERHNLGVSSATVRNDMATLEEDGYITQPHTSAGRVPTDKGYRLFVDRLSEVKPLSTPERRAIQNFLEGAYDLDDVLRRSVRLLAQLTRQVAVVQYPTLSRSTVRHIEVLAITPARLMLVLITDTGRVDQRSVDLGDVITEDNVARIRSMLNGAMVGKRLSDASAEVAKLPDDSPGELRDIVLRVSTVLIESLVEHPEERLVLGGTANLTRNVADFPGSLRQVLEALEEQVVVLKLLATARDPGRILVHIGEENEAAEMRSTSVVSIGYGSRDNLLGGMGVVGPTRMDYPGTMAAVRAVANYVGEILTGR, encoded by the coding sequence GTGAACGCCGATGAGCGCCGGTTCGAAGTGCTGCGCGCGATCGTCGCCGACTACGTGTCCAACCAGGAGCCGGTCGGCTCGAAAGCCCTGGTCGAACGGCACAACCTGGGTGTGTCGAGCGCGACCGTGCGCAACGACATGGCCACGCTGGAAGAGGACGGGTACATCACCCAGCCGCACACCAGCGCCGGCCGCGTGCCGACCGACAAGGGCTACCGCCTGTTCGTGGACCGGCTCAGCGAGGTCAAGCCGCTGTCCACGCCCGAGCGCAGGGCCATCCAGAACTTCCTCGAAGGCGCCTACGACCTCGACGACGTGCTGCGGCGCAGCGTCCGGCTGCTGGCCCAGCTGACCCGCCAGGTCGCCGTCGTCCAGTACCCGACGCTGAGCCGCTCCACCGTCCGGCACATCGAAGTGCTCGCCATCACACCGGCGCGCCTGATGCTGGTGCTGATCACCGACACCGGCCGGGTCGACCAGCGCTCGGTCGACCTCGGCGACGTGATCACCGAGGACAACGTGGCCCGCATCCGGTCCATGCTCAACGGCGCCATGGTCGGCAAGCGCCTGTCCGACGCCTCCGCCGAGGTCGCGAAGCTGCCCGACGACTCGCCCGGCGAGCTGCGCGACATCGTGCTGCGGGTGAGCACGGTGCTCATCGAATCGCTGGTGGAGCACCCCGAGGAACGCCTGGTCCTGGGTGGCACGGCGAACCTCACCCGCAACGTGGCAGACTTCCCCGGTTCGCTGCGCCAGGTGCTCGAGGCGCTGGAGGAGCAGGTCGTGGTGCTCAAGCTGCTCGCCACGGCCCGCGACCCGGGTCGCATCCTGGTGCACATCGGCGAGGAGAACGAAGCGGCCGAGATGCGCAGCACCTCGGTCGTGTCCATCGGCTACGGCAGCCGGGACAACCTGCTCGGCGGCATGGGAGTGGTGGGGCCCACCCGCATGGACTACCCCGGCACGATGGCGGCGGTGCGAGCGGTCGCCAACTACGTGGGGGAGATCTTGACCGGACGGTGA
- a CDS encoding GNAT family N-acetyltransferase, whose amino-acid sequence MLTRIQAALRDAIRADAERVGPFLVRFDEHGDDLSVNYAVPDEGAAPTAGEVAALVAAFRARSRTPRLEYLRPSPVVDAALAAAGFTVDHLLPVMAVDDLVVPPPPAGLTIEAVTSDEDLLAVSVVQNTAFDVAGEVGARDVARQRSLLRDDGVIVLARLAGEPAGAGACTAPKHGLSQVAGIAVPARLRGRGIASAVCADLTARVFDAGCTPFLETEPGWKVTRLYGALGYRTIGESASISLK is encoded by the coding sequence GTGCTCACCCGCATCCAGGCCGCCCTGCGCGACGCGATCAGGGCCGACGCCGAGCGCGTCGGACCGTTCCTGGTCCGCTTCGACGAGCACGGCGACGACCTGTCCGTGAACTACGCCGTGCCGGACGAGGGCGCGGCGCCGACCGCGGGTGAGGTGGCCGCGCTGGTGGCGGCGTTCCGGGCGCGGTCGCGCACGCCGAGGTTGGAGTACCTGCGGCCGTCGCCGGTGGTGGACGCGGCGCTGGCGGCGGCCGGGTTCACCGTCGACCACCTGCTGCCGGTGATGGCGGTCGACGACCTGGTGGTGCCGCCGCCGCCCGCCGGGCTGACGATCGAGGCGGTGACCTCGGACGAGGACCTGCTCGCGGTGTCGGTGGTGCAGAACACGGCGTTCGACGTGGCGGGTGAGGTCGGCGCGCGGGACGTGGCGCGGCAGCGGTCGCTGTTGCGCGACGACGGGGTGATCGTGCTGGCCCGGCTGGCCGGCGAGCCGGCGGGCGCGGGGGCCTGCACCGCGCCGAAGCACGGGCTGTCGCAGGTCGCGGGCATCGCGGTGCCGGCTCGGCTGCGGGGGCGTGGCATCGCGTCGGCGGTGTGCGCCGACCTCACCGCGCGGGTGTTCGACGCGGGCTGCACCCCGTTCCTGGAGACCGAGCCGGGCTGGAAGGTGACCCGCCTGTACGGGGCGCTGGGCTACCGGACGATCGGGGAGTCCGCGTCGATCAGCCTGAAATGA
- the hemW gene encoding radical SAM family heme chaperone HemW: MPSALPIGDPSPSDGSLPASALTGLGDRPFGVYVHVPFCATRCGYCDFNTYTAGELGTSASPASWMEGLRRELDLAATVLGDPPAVDTVFVGGGTPSLLGAAGLGQVLDAVRSSFGLAPGAEVTTESNPESTSPEFFSAIRDAGYTRVSLGMQSAARHVLAVLDRVHTPGRPVAAAKEAREAGFEHVNLDLIYGTPGETVADLRSSLDAVHSAGVDHVSAYALIVEEGTALARRVRRGELPMPDDDVLADKYELIDAAMTAQGLTWYEVSNWAASADAACRHNLLYWQGADWWGAGPGAHSHVGGVRWWNVKHPAKYAELLAAGSSPAAGREVLADDDRRVERVLLELRLATGLPLDVLDDEGRAEAKVAAADGLLDQAALDDGRCVLTDRGRLLADAVVRRLT, translated from the coding sequence ATGCCCTCCGCTCTGCCGATCGGTGATCCCTCGCCCTCCGACGGCTCCCTCCCCGCCTCCGCGCTCACCGGTCTGGGTGACCGCCCGTTCGGGGTCTACGTGCACGTCCCGTTCTGCGCGACCCGGTGCGGTTACTGCGACTTCAACACCTACACCGCCGGTGAGCTGGGCACTTCCGCCTCACCGGCGTCCTGGATGGAGGGTCTGCGCCGGGAGCTGGACCTCGCCGCGACCGTGCTGGGTGACCCACCGGCGGTGGACACGGTGTTCGTGGGCGGTGGCACACCGTCGCTGCTGGGCGCCGCCGGACTGGGCCAGGTGCTCGACGCGGTGCGGTCCTCGTTCGGCCTCGCGCCGGGCGCGGAGGTCACCACGGAGTCCAACCCGGAGTCCACCTCGCCCGAGTTCTTCTCAGCCATCCGTGACGCTGGTTACACCCGCGTCTCGCTCGGCATGCAGTCGGCCGCCCGGCACGTGCTGGCCGTGCTCGACCGCGTGCACACCCCGGGCCGTCCGGTCGCCGCCGCGAAGGAGGCCCGCGAGGCGGGCTTCGAGCACGTGAACCTCGACCTCATCTACGGCACGCCGGGCGAGACCGTCGCCGACCTCCGCTCGTCGCTCGACGCCGTCCACAGCGCGGGCGTGGACCACGTCTCGGCCTACGCGCTGATCGTGGAGGAAGGCACCGCGCTGGCCCGCCGGGTGCGCCGGGGCGAGCTGCCGATGCCGGACGACGACGTGCTCGCCGACAAGTACGAGCTGATCGACGCGGCCATGACCGCGCAGGGCCTGACCTGGTACGAGGTGTCGAACTGGGCCGCGTCGGCCGACGCCGCCTGCCGGCACAACCTGCTGTACTGGCAGGGGGCCGACTGGTGGGGCGCGGGCCCCGGCGCGCACAGCCACGTCGGCGGCGTGCGCTGGTGGAACGTCAAGCACCCGGCGAAGTACGCCGAGCTGCTGGCCGCCGGCTCGTCACCCGCCGCGGGCCGCGAGGTCCTCGCCGACGACGACCGCCGGGTGGAACGCGTGCTGCTGGAGCTGCGCCTGGCCACCGGCCTGCCGCTGGACGTCCTCGACGACGAGGGCCGGGCCGAGGCGAAGGTCGCGGCCGCCGACGGCCTGCTCGACCAGGCCGCCCTCGACGACGGCCGCTGCGTGCTCACCGACCGGGGCAGGCTGCTCGCCGACGCCGTGGTGCGCCGGCTCACCTGA
- a CDS encoding Insertion element protein has protein sequence MSERATPFYCPYCGDEDLRPQEEPGHSWLCASCRRVFTVKFVGLNLPQEVQR, from the coding sequence GTGAGCGAGCGGGCCACCCCCTTCTACTGCCCCTACTGCGGCGACGAGGACCTCCGTCCCCAGGAGGAGCCCGGCCACTCGTGGCTGTGCGCCTCCTGTCGCCGCGTGTTCACCGTCAAGTTCGTTGGTCTCAACCTTCCTCAGGAGGTGCAGCGATGA
- a CDS encoding nuclear transport factor 2 family protein, which yields MSADKAAKLDAITKFFAAYATYDLDAMRGVMTDDIEWTIPGHHPLSGTKRGVEEVAAFFTELGKAGFQADPLFLEANEEYVVDVHRGWTTAGEGKVDTLWALLWHFDADGKIDRVVNLSADQHQMDSYVWANYTLAALPDRLA from the coding sequence ATGAGCGCCGACAAGGCCGCCAAGCTCGACGCCATCACCAAGTTCTTCGCCGCGTACGCCACCTACGACCTCGACGCCATGCGTGGCGTGATGACCGACGACATCGAGTGGACCATCCCGGGCCACCACCCGCTGTCGGGCACCAAGCGGGGTGTGGAGGAGGTCGCGGCCTTCTTCACCGAGCTGGGCAAGGCGGGTTTCCAGGCCGACCCGCTGTTCCTGGAGGCCAACGAGGAGTACGTGGTGGACGTGCACCGCGGCTGGACCACCGCGGGCGAGGGCAAGGTCGACACCCTGTGGGCCCTGCTGTGGCACTTCGACGCCGACGGCAAGATCGACCGGGTGGTCAACCTGTCCGCCGACCAGCACCAGATGGACAGCTACGTCTGGGCGAACTACACCCTCGCCGCGCTGCCGGACCGCCTCGCCTGA
- the dnaJ gene encoding molecular chaperone DnaJ, producing the protein MARDYYGTLGVQKNATPDEIKRAYRKLARQLHPDVNPNEEARFKEVTAAYEVLSDPKKRQVVDLGGDPLEPGGGGMRGGGDPFAGFGLGDIMDAFFGAGGGGGRGPRSRVQPGSDALIRLSMTLEECAAGASRELTVDTAILCDRCVGSGCADGSSPVRCDTCGGRGEVQSVQRSFLGQVVTARPCPVCRGLGEVIPDPCQQCAGEGRVRSRRTISVQIPAGVAEGMRVRLAGQGEVGPGGGPAGDLYVEVEEVPHEVFERDGANLHCSVRIPMTTAALGAVLPLATLDGEEELEIEPGTQPNTELVLTGRGMPRLRSSGRIDGRGDLHVHLEVVTPTKLDARQAELLRELAVTRGEDEPTLAHNGKGGGGLFSRLRSGRNHR; encoded by the coding sequence GTGGCGAGGGACTACTACGGCACGCTCGGGGTCCAGAAGAACGCGACTCCCGACGAGATCAAGCGCGCCTACCGCAAGCTCGCGCGGCAGCTGCACCCCGACGTGAACCCCAACGAGGAAGCGCGCTTCAAGGAGGTGACCGCCGCCTACGAGGTCCTGTCGGACCCCAAGAAGCGGCAGGTCGTCGACCTGGGCGGCGACCCGCTGGAGCCAGGCGGCGGTGGGATGCGCGGCGGCGGCGACCCGTTCGCGGGATTCGGTCTCGGCGACATCATGGACGCCTTCTTCGGCGCGGGCGGCGGTGGCGGACGCGGTCCGCGCAGCCGCGTGCAGCCGGGCTCGGACGCGTTGATCCGGCTGTCGATGACGCTGGAGGAGTGCGCGGCGGGCGCGTCGCGCGAACTGACCGTCGACACGGCGATCCTCTGCGACCGGTGCGTCGGCAGCGGCTGCGCGGACGGCTCGTCCCCCGTGCGCTGCGACACGTGCGGCGGGCGCGGCGAGGTGCAGTCGGTGCAGCGCTCGTTCCTCGGCCAGGTCGTCACGGCGCGGCCGTGCCCGGTCTGCCGCGGCCTCGGCGAGGTCATCCCCGACCCGTGCCAGCAGTGCGCGGGCGAGGGCCGGGTGCGCTCGCGGCGCACCATCTCGGTGCAGATCCCGGCCGGCGTGGCCGAGGGCATGCGGGTGCGGCTCGCGGGCCAGGGCGAGGTCGGCCCCGGCGGCGGACCGGCCGGCGACCTGTACGTCGAGGTCGAGGAGGTGCCGCACGAGGTCTTCGAGCGCGACGGCGCCAACCTGCACTGCTCCGTGCGCATCCCGATGACCACCGCCGCCCTGGGCGCCGTGCTGCCGCTGGCGACCCTGGACGGCGAGGAGGAGCTGGAGATCGAGCCCGGCACCCAGCCGAACACCGAGCTGGTGCTCACCGGCCGCGGCATGCCCCGGCTGCGCTCCAGCGGCCGCATCGACGGCCGCGGCGACCTGCACGTGCACCTGGAGGTCGTCACGCCGACCAAGCTGGACGCCCGGCAGGCCGAACTGCTGCGCGAGCTCGCCGTGACGCGCGGCGAGGACGAGCCGACGCTCGCGCACAACGGCAAGGGCGGCGGCGGGCTCTTCTCGCGGCTGCGGTCCGGCCGCAACCACCGGTGA
- a CDS encoding nitrite/sulfite reductase, with the protein MVPPTTTPQRGKQRRGEGQWALGYREPLNPNERSKKDDNPLNVRSRIENIYAHGGFDSIDPADLRGRFRWYGLYTQRKPGIDGGRTATLEPEELDDEYFMLRVRVDGGKLTTQQLALIGELSQTYARDTADITDRQNVQYHWIRIEDVPTIWRKLEDAGLTTMEACGDSPRVILGSPVAGIAEDELVDGTPAIDEILRRYIGDPRFSNLPRKFKTAISGLPDTAHEIHDVAFVGVDHPEHGPGFDLWVGGGLSTNPMIGKRLGAWVPVDEVPDVWEGVISVFRDYGYRRLRHRARIKFLVADWGPDKFREVLENEYLKRKMIDGPAPENPATPRDHIGVHRQKDGLCYVGAAPIAGRVSGSTLVEVAKVAERAGSGRVRLTPQQKLVVLDVPEAEVPNLQADLAKLGLQTEPSPWRRGVMACTGIEFCKLAIVETKARAVDLVSALESRLADVVAGVTEPISVHINGCPNSCARIQTADIGLKGQIVTDADGRQVEGFQVHLGGGLGLDAGFGRKLRGHKVTAAELSDYVERVVRNFVAGREAGERFAQWVARADEGDLK; encoded by the coding sequence ATGGTCCCCCCGACGACGACGCCTCAGCGCGGCAAGCAGCGCCGAGGTGAGGGGCAGTGGGCGCTGGGCTACCGCGAGCCGCTGAACCCGAACGAGCGGAGCAAGAAGGACGACAACCCGCTCAACGTCCGCTCGCGGATCGAGAACATCTACGCCCACGGCGGCTTCGACTCGATCGACCCGGCCGACCTGCGCGGCCGTTTCCGCTGGTACGGCCTCTACACCCAGCGCAAGCCCGGCATCGACGGCGGACGCACGGCGACGCTGGAGCCGGAAGAGCTGGACGACGAGTACTTCATGCTCCGGGTCCGCGTCGACGGCGGCAAGCTCACCACGCAGCAGCTCGCGCTGATCGGCGAGCTGTCCCAGACCTACGCGCGCGACACCGCCGACATCACCGACCGGCAGAACGTGCAGTACCACTGGATCCGCATCGAGGACGTGCCGACGATCTGGCGGAAGCTGGAGGACGCGGGCCTGACCACGATGGAGGCCTGCGGCGACAGTCCGCGCGTCATCCTCGGCTCCCCCGTGGCGGGCATCGCCGAGGACGAGCTGGTCGACGGCACCCCCGCGATCGACGAGATCCTGCGCCGCTACATCGGCGACCCGCGCTTCTCGAACCTGCCGCGCAAGTTCAAGACGGCGATCTCCGGCCTGCCCGACACCGCGCACGAGATCCACGACGTGGCGTTCGTCGGCGTGGACCACCCCGAGCACGGCCCCGGCTTCGACCTGTGGGTCGGCGGCGGCCTGTCCACCAACCCGATGATCGGCAAGCGGCTCGGCGCGTGGGTGCCGGTGGACGAGGTGCCGGACGTGTGGGAGGGCGTGATCAGCGTCTTCCGCGACTACGGCTACCGCAGGCTGCGGCACCGCGCCCGGATCAAGTTCCTGGTCGCCGACTGGGGGCCCGACAAGTTCAGGGAAGTTCTCGAGAACGAGTACCTCAAGCGCAAGATGATCGACGGCCCGGCGCCGGAGAACCCCGCGACGCCGCGCGACCACATCGGCGTGCACCGGCAGAAGGACGGCCTGTGCTACGTGGGCGCGGCCCCGATCGCGGGCCGGGTGTCCGGCTCCACGCTGGTCGAGGTGGCCAAGGTGGCGGAGCGCGCGGGTTCGGGCCGGGTCCGGCTGACGCCGCAGCAGAAGCTCGTGGTGCTCGACGTGCCCGAGGCCGAGGTGCCGAACCTCCAGGCGGACCTGGCGAAGCTGGGGCTGCAGACCGAGCCGTCGCCGTGGCGGCGCGGCGTGATGGCCTGCACCGGCATCGAGTTCTGCAAGCTCGCGATCGTCGAGACCAAGGCGCGCGCGGTGGACCTGGTGTCCGCGCTGGAGTCGCGGCTGGCCGACGTCGTGGCGGGCGTGACCGAGCCGATCTCCGTGCACATCAACGGCTGCCCGAACTCGTGCGCCCGGATCCAGACCGCGGACATCGGGCTCAAGGGCCAGATCGTCACCGACGCCGACGGCAGGCAGGTCGAGGGCTTCCAGGTGCACCTGGGCGGCGGGCTCGGCCTGGACGCGGGCTTCGGCCGGAAGCTGCGCGGCCACAAGGTCACCGCCGCCGAGCTGTCGGACTACGTCGAGCGCGTGGTGCGCAACTTCGTGGCCGGGCGCGAGGCCGGCGAGCGGTTCGCGCAGTGGGTCGCCCGAGCCGACGAAGGTGACCTGAAGTGA
- a CDS encoding 16S rRNA (uracil(1498)-N(3))-methyltransferase: MTLPVFLVAALPPGDEAVLDGPEGRHAATVRRLRAGEELVLSDGTGAQVRCVVSEAAKDSLRLRVVERWTVPEAAVRVVVAQALVKGDRGELAVELATEAGVDGVVPWRASRCVTKWEDGPRGAKALERWRSTAREAAKQARRARVPSVAEPVTTAGLARLASSSAVTLVLHESASVGLGSVQLPASGDVLLVVGPEGGITDEELSTLTGAGAHVVRLGPTVLRASTAAAVALGALGVLTDRWR, encoded by the coding sequence GTGACGCTGCCGGTCTTCCTGGTCGCCGCGCTGCCGCCCGGTGACGAGGCCGTCCTGGACGGCCCCGAGGGGCGGCACGCGGCCACCGTGCGCCGGTTGCGCGCGGGGGAGGAGCTGGTGCTCTCCGACGGCACGGGCGCCCAGGTGCGGTGCGTGGTGTCGGAGGCGGCCAAGGACTCCCTGCGGCTGCGCGTCGTCGAGCGGTGGACCGTGCCCGAAGCGGCCGTGCGGGTCGTCGTGGCGCAGGCGCTGGTGAAGGGCGACCGGGGCGAACTGGCCGTCGAGCTGGCCACCGAGGCCGGGGTCGACGGCGTCGTGCCGTGGCGTGCCTCGCGCTGCGTGACGAAGTGGGAGGACGGGCCGCGCGGCGCGAAGGCCCTCGAACGCTGGCGCAGCACCGCGCGCGAGGCGGCCAAGCAGGCCCGCCGGGCGCGCGTGCCGTCGGTCGCCGAACCCGTCACGACAGCCGGGCTCGCGCGGTTGGCGTCGTCCTCGGCGGTCACTTTGGTTTTGCACGAATCCGCTTCCGTCGGCCTCGGATCGGTTCAGTTGCCCGCATCGGGTGATGTGCTGCTCGTCGTCGGACCGGAAGGCGGGATCACCGACGAGGAATTGTCCACGTTGACCGGTGCGGGCGCGCACGTAGTGCGACTGGGACCTACCGTTCTGCGAGCGTCGACCGCGGCGGCGGTCGCTTTGGGTGCGCTGGGTGTGCTGACCGATCGCTGGCGGTAA
- a CDS encoding GNAT family N-acetyltransferase, whose protein sequence is MTELRVLTPDDLPACVRLAADRGWPEEPAKWAFLLRVGTGFGLFDGDELVGTTIVTRFGDEHAAVSMVLVASSHGGRGLGRRLVEHALGFAGTPVASLHATSYGKPLYEKLGFRSVGLVTAHVGPFGGAASGTSRPAVEADLPGLAAVDAEVFGADRSAVVDALFGFASQVRVADDGFVAAWRNGPLTMVGPVVAPSAARAAELVADVAVGATVRVDVRDAALAAWLEARGVVPRFAVDLMVRGAFSGDRARLYAPVMQALG, encoded by the coding sequence GTGACGGAGTTGCGCGTGCTCACCCCCGACGACCTGCCCGCCTGCGTCCGCCTCGCGGCGGACCGGGGGTGGCCGGAGGAGCCGGCCAAGTGGGCGTTCCTGCTGCGGGTCGGGACCGGGTTCGGCCTGTTCGACGGCGATGAGCTGGTCGGCACCACCATCGTCACCCGGTTCGGTGACGAGCACGCGGCGGTCAGCATGGTGCTGGTGGCGTCGAGCCACGGCGGGCGCGGGCTCGGGCGGCGGTTGGTGGAGCACGCGCTCGGGTTCGCGGGCACGCCGGTGGCGTCGTTGCACGCGACTTCGTACGGCAAGCCGCTGTACGAGAAGCTGGGGTTCCGGTCGGTGGGGCTGGTGACGGCGCACGTCGGCCCGTTCGGCGGCGCGGCCTCGGGCACGTCGCGGCCGGCGGTGGAGGCGGACCTGCCGGGGCTGGCGGCGGTCGACGCCGAGGTGTTCGGCGCCGACCGGTCGGCGGTGGTGGACGCGCTGTTCGGGTTCGCGTCGCAGGTCAGGGTGGCCGACGACGGGTTCGTGGCGGCTTGGCGCAACGGGCCGTTGACGATGGTGGGCCCGGTGGTGGCGCCGTCGGCGGCGCGGGCGGCGGAGTTGGTCGCGGACGTGGCGGTGGGCGCGACGGTGCGGGTGGACGTGCGTGACGCGGCGTTGGCGGCGTGGCTGGAGGCGCGCGGGGTGGTGCCGCGGTTCGCCGTGGACCTGATGGTGCGCGGTGCGTTCAGCGGTGACCGCGCGCGCCTGTACGCGCCGGTGATGCAGGCCTTGGGGTAG
- a CDS encoding prolyl oligopeptidase family serine peptidase, whose product MRIVYGPHPSQFGEFSTPTGESFPVIVVIHGGFWHQRHGLELGRPLAADLVIHGAAAHNIEYRRVTGGGGWPATGDDVLAAIDALDPALGPVVTLGHSAGGHLAVWAAARHPRVVGAVAQAGVLDFLQHPRITRRAAELLGGTPAEVPALYADASPAALLPIPKPLVLVHGEDDEDVPFEQSEAFARASGAELIALPATDHMSLITPGTAAWTACRTAALRLART is encoded by the coding sequence TTGCGCATCGTCTACGGACCGCACCCGAGCCAGTTCGGTGAGTTTTCCACGCCGACCGGTGAATCGTTTCCGGTGATCGTGGTAATCCACGGTGGTTTTTGGCACCAGCGCCACGGATTGGAACTCGGCCGACCGTTGGCCGCTGACCTGGTCATTCACGGCGCGGCCGCGCACAACATCGAGTACCGGCGGGTAACCGGTGGTGGCGGTTGGCCCGCCACCGGTGACGACGTGCTCGCCGCCATCGACGCCCTCGACCCCGCACTGGGCCCGGTGGTCACCCTGGGTCACTCCGCCGGCGGGCACCTGGCGGTGTGGGCCGCCGCCCGCCACCCCCGCGTCGTCGGCGCCGTGGCCCAAGCCGGCGTCCTCGACTTCCTCCAGCACCCGCGGATCACCCGCCGCGCCGCCGAACTGCTCGGCGGCACCCCGGCCGAGGTGCCGGCGCTCTACGCCGACGCGTCGCCCGCGGCCCTGCTGCCCATCCCGAAACCCCTGGTGCTGGTCCACGGCGAGGACGACGAGGACGTGCCGTTCGAGCAGAGCGAGGCGTTCGCCCGCGCTTCCGGCGCCGAGCTGATCGCCCTCCCGGCCACCGACCACATGTCCCTGATCACCCCGGGCACCGCGGCCTGGACCGCCTGCCGCACCGCCGCCCTCCGCCTCGCCCGGACGTAG
- a CDS encoding phosphoadenylyl-sulfate reductase yields the protein MTAPTRVEELKVIAEAASVELADAGPEEALAWTARTFGESWIVASNMQDAVLVDLATKVKPDVDVLFLETGYHFAETIGTRDAVDLVYPGVHIVNAAAEQSVADQEARFGLLNQTDPGRCCQLRKVIPLQRTLKNYDAWVTGVRRVDAPTRANTPIVMWDERNGLVKVNPIAPWSDDEFNAYIAEHGILENPLVQAGYPSIGCAPCTAKPLPGADARSGRWAGLSKTECGLHG from the coding sequence ATGACCGCCCCCACCCGGGTCGAGGAACTGAAGGTGATCGCGGAGGCCGCTTCGGTCGAGCTGGCGGACGCCGGCCCCGAAGAGGCGCTCGCGTGGACCGCCCGCACGTTCGGCGAGAGCTGGATCGTCGCGTCGAACATGCAGGACGCCGTCCTGGTCGACCTGGCCACCAAGGTCAAGCCGGACGTCGACGTGCTGTTCCTGGAGACCGGCTACCACTTCGCCGAGACCATCGGCACGCGGGACGCCGTCGACCTGGTCTACCCCGGCGTGCACATCGTCAACGCCGCGGCCGAGCAGTCGGTGGCCGACCAGGAGGCGCGGTTCGGCCTGCTGAACCAGACCGACCCGGGCCGGTGCTGCCAGCTCCGCAAGGTCATCCCGTTGCAGCGCACGCTGAAGAACTACGACGCGTGGGTCACCGGCGTGCGCCGCGTGGACGCGCCGACCCGGGCGAACACGCCGATCGTGATGTGGGACGAGCGCAACGGCCTGGTCAAGGTCAACCCGATCGCGCCCTGGTCCGACGACGAGTTCAACGCCTACATCGCCGAGCACGGGATCCTGGAGAACCCGCTCGTGCAGGCGGGTTACCCCTCCATCGGCTGCGCTCCGTGCACCGCGAAGCCGCTGCCGGGCGCCGACGCCCGCAGCGGCCGGTGGGCGGGCCTGTCCAAGACCGAATGCGGGTTGCACGGATGA